The Electrophorus electricus isolate fEleEle1 chromosome 19, fEleEle1.pri, whole genome shotgun sequence genome has a segment encoding these proteins:
- the igfbp1b gene encoding insulin-like growth factor-binding protein 1b, translated as MWRLPLFYVLAIAVLTSVLVPGEPSPVLAPEPIRCVPCTQEKLSGCPPVPSNCREVLKEPGCGCCLACALEQGEPCGIYTAHCGTGLRCVPRPEDPHPLHSLTRGRGICTADETEEDGDIAADQSSLQYLLGLNKPLDLEAHESIMAKVNAIRKKLVKLGPCHTELHSALDTIAASQQALGEKFTTFYLPNCDKHGFYKAKQCETSLVGRLMRCWCVSSWNGKRIIGSSDLTADALCHQEVTH; from the exons ATGTGGAGATTACCGTTATTTTACGTGTTGGCCATCGCTGTCTTGACTAGCGTCCTCGTACCCGGAGAGCCGTCGCCAGTCTTGGCGCCGGAGCCAATTCGCTGCGTGCCTTGCACCCAGGAGAAACTGAGCGGTTGTCCGCCCGTGCCCTCCAATTGCCGCGAAGTGTTAAAGGAGCCAGGCTGCGGATGCTGCCTCGCCTGTGCTCTGGAGCAGGGAGAGCCGTGTGGAATCTATACGGCTCACTGCGGCACCGGGCTGCGCTGCGTCCCCCGACCCGAGGACCCGCACCCGCTGCACTCGCTTACGCGCGGACGCGGCATTTGTACCGCAGACGAGACCGAAG AGGATGGAGACATAGCAGCTGACCAGAGCTCCTTGCAATACTTACTGGGACTCAATAAACCCCTTGACCTGGAGGCGCACGAGAGTATTATGGCCAAAGTTAACGCGATTCGAAAGAAACTGGTCAAACTG GGTCCGTGTCACACAGAACTTCACTCTGCTCTGGACACCATTGCCGCCTCGCAGCAGGCTTTGGGCGAGAAGTTCACGACGTTCTACCTTCCCAACTGCGACAAGCATGGTTTCTATAAGGCCAAACAG TGCGAGACGTCTCTCGTGGGCCGACTCATGCGCTGCTGGTGTGTGTCCTCCTGGAACGGAAAGAGAATTATAGGATCCAGTGATCTGACTGCAGATGCCCTCTGTCATCAGGAGGTCACTCACTGA